A DNA window from Zingiber officinale cultivar Zhangliang chromosome 3A, Zo_v1.1, whole genome shotgun sequence contains the following coding sequences:
- the LOC122053615 gene encoding transcription repressor OFP13-like, with translation MGKRLSLGSLLLKLRHAPSPWPSCKQPKTESFRDAAVYGTVNSVYFDSAESCFTHSSTSEAPESFSTLSEELAVVPLRPADRISFRRSGDTSSILEDSKPSSGGVDDDEDTAPPFEGGISLAVDSEDPYCDFRRSMEEMVAAHGLSDWRRLEALLIWYLRVNRKKTHGFIFGAFADLLVALAASPASSSSNSFGAVEIKEHESSETT, from the coding sequence ATGGGCAAGAGGCTGAGCCTCGGCTCGCTCTTGCTCAAGCTCCGGCACGCGCCGTCGCCGTGGCCCTCCTGCAAGCAGCCCAAGACCGAGTCCTTCCGCGACGCCGCCGTCTACGGCACCGTCAACTCAGTCTACTTCGACTCTGCCGAGTCCTGCTTCACGCATTCATCCACGTCGGAGGCGCCGGAGAGCTTCTCGACGCTGTCGGAGGAGCTGGCGGTCGTGCCTCTGCGTCCGGCCGACCGGATCTCTTTCCGGCGGTCCGGAGATACCAGCTCGATCCTGGAGGACTCGAAGCCGAGCAGCGGCGGTGTTGACGACGACGAAGATACGGCGCCGCCGTTTGAGGGCGGCATTTCGCTGGCCGTAGACTCCGAGGACCCTTACTGCGACTTCCGGCGATCCATGGAAGAGATGGTGGCGGCGCACGGTCTCAGcgactggaggcgcctcgaagCGTTGCTGATTTGGTACTTGAGGGTCAACCGGAAGAAGACGCATGGGTTCATCTTTGGGGCCTTTGCCGACTTGCTTGTTGCCCTCGCTGCTTCCCCTGCTTCCTCTTCCTCCAATTCATTTGGGGCCGTGGAAATCAAGGAGCATGAATCAAGTGAAACCACTTAA